From the genome of Variovorax sp. RA8, one region includes:
- a CDS encoding c-type cytochrome produces the protein MMRGARALAFMTAAAACFGLAAPAGAQGSKASQGQGAQPAYAQRFAQLCAACHGANGRSEMPNTPVLAGQHSFYAITQLFLFREGRRANEAMSAVAKGMKDDDMRGFSDFIATLPPVPAPAPPTPPDATRMKKGQALAQEHKCVFCHGADFSGGQQVPRIGGQREDYLQMTLREFKSGKRVGYTMAMAEAVGRVPNEDLDTLAYYLARFPGQPPTK, from the coding sequence ATGATGAGGGGAGCACGCGCACTCGCGTTCATGACGGCGGCGGCGGCGTGCTTCGGGCTCGCGGCGCCGGCCGGCGCCCAGGGCAGCAAGGCGTCCCAGGGCCAGGGCGCCCAGCCCGCGTATGCGCAGCGCTTCGCCCAGCTGTGCGCGGCCTGCCACGGCGCCAACGGCCGCAGCGAGATGCCGAACACGCCGGTGCTGGCGGGTCAGCATTCCTTTTACGCGATCACGCAGCTGTTCCTGTTCCGCGAGGGGCGGCGCGCCAACGAGGCGATGAGCGCGGTGGCCAAGGGCATGAAGGATGACGACATGCGCGGCTTCTCCGATTTCATCGCCACGCTGCCGCCGGTGCCCGCGCCGGCGCCACCGACACCGCCCGACGCCACGCGCATGAAGAAGGGGCAGGCGCTGGCGCAGGAGCACAAGTGCGTGTTCTGCCACGGCGCCGATTTCAGCGGCGGCCAGCAGGTGCCGCGCATCGGCGGGCAGCGCGAGGACTACCTGCAGATGACGCTGCGCGAGTTCAAGTCCGGCAAGCGCGTGGGCTACACGATGGCCATGGCCGAGGCGGTCGGCCGCGTTCCGAACGAGGACCTGGACACCCTCGCCTACTACCTGGCCCGCTTCCCGGGCCAGCCCCCCACGAAGTAA